The DNA segment TCAGTGTCCTTGCCGGCTCTGCCTGGCTGCCATACAAGTTGACAAAGTGCGGGCGGTAAGAAGTAGCTATATCGGTCTTAACATCCGATACATAATTTGTCAAGGATTACCCATGGATGATCACTCGGATCGGCTGTACCAGATTGTGAAAGTTGATCGAGAGCACCGGAACCAAGTTTGTGCACGTTCAGCGGTCTGTGAGTAAGTGCATGACCTTGCTGCACACGTTAATCGACCTAGTTTCAAGCGTAGATCGGTGATGTAGGgaaatataaataataaataaacgcgCGACTGCAGTTAACATATTACTGCACGCCACGATCTAGCACGTAAGTGCAGTCGACTTTGTATGCTGAATTAAAAGAGTTTAGAAACGTCGGTACATAAGTTTTGCAAGTCTTGATACACCTGCGGTgttcccattcttattctttttcgttttccttttttaatttcattgttattattattctatTGCAACCCATTCGCTGCCCCGCCAAGTAAGGTGAGACCGCGCAGAATCGTGCTGCTGTGCCGCTGATGTTACACTTAACTTGAATGTTCTAATCTCTTCGTTAAAAACGAAGCGACCACCGCATCGGCTATATACGTTCCGTTATACGAGGAAATCTTTTCATTCCAACGCTTTGCTGCGAAAGGAAGATCCAGAATCTTCGCCGCCCTGCGGCGTTGCGATATAGGACATCGAGTTCTTTCGCGTCCTTCTCGATCACCTCACGGCTGCTCTACTGCTGCACACGGGCGACGCGCTGGACTGTTCAAAAATGCGAGTTTATGCGAGGCGCGCAACCATCGGTATTCCCCGCGGCGCCCGCAGGAGGAGGGCCGCTCTGACGCCCTCTCTTATACTGACCCAATCTCCGCTGCAAACAATATGTATTTATACGATTCGGCGCCTCACCGAATACAAATAGGGGCTGCGAAACGACCGGTAAAGTTGCGACAtctcgtatttctttctttcccgttTCCTCTTCCtttaacaaaaaataaacacggACTGTTTTTCCACCTCTATTTACTTTTGCGTCGCTCTTCTTGCTTTCGCCGCACTGGCGAGAGCGAggagccgtttttttttctttattaatattatcattattattattcttagtaCTTTTTCTTTACCTTTGTCGCACAGTTTAGGCGTTATATCGCGAACTCACGAGCAGCGCGCGACGGtgtccctgcccccccccccctcccgcccacTTCCTCGCCCGGAAATGAAATTTTACGACGACGACCGATTGCGTGACTGTCTGCGGCGCACCGTCGGGTGCACCGACGCCAGGAACCGAGCGAGGCGGCCTCGATTTTTACAAGACGTGTGGCGTCAGGCGTCGTGCCGATACGCGACGGCGTCGTCGACGCTCGGGGGCATCGCGCTCACGGAGTCGGACGCGATCAAACTGTGTCGCGTGCGTCTGTCCGGCGCAAGAAGAggtgggggcaggggggggggggggaacgcgaTATTCTTGGCTCGGCAATTAAAGAAAGGCGGCGACGGCAGTTTCGCGGTTTCCCTCGTCGACGTCCTGGCGGAGATAAACGCTTCGGATAGATGGGCAGCAGTTTGCCGCGTTTTGCACAACGACTAATTGTCGGGTGCCGCTGACATTCCGCACGCACGGCGTCTTTATTTTCCCGAGCAGCCGATGGGGCGACTGCAGCGTCGTTGCCGAGCGGCGCTGTCATTTCTTTGCTTCGACGAACGTAAACCTCCAACGTGTACACGCTGGCTAAGCGGAGATGTGGGTGCGTGTGATTAGTCCGGCTTACCCAGCGAGCGTCGTTTTCACGGTTTGCGTGTCTTGATGGAAAAACAGGAAATGGGTGGCCGGACGTTAAAGAAGTGAAAGAGGGATAAGAACGCGCATCGCGGCAAGCGACTGGGACTACCACATTTTGAGCTGCTGCTATGCGGTATACATTCATACACAGGTTCTCTGAGCGAACATTTCATAGGCAaagctttaaaaagaaaaatgtcatGCACGAGGTATAGAGAATAGAGAATTCAGGCGGCAGGTTATTCTCGTTGGCGGACACTACAAGTTGCGCAAAAATCACGAAATTTTCCTTAGCAAATGTCTAATTACTCATATATAGGACACAAAAACAGAACGCTGGCCGAGGGGGTATAGAAAGGGGTTGACGTTCCAACTCCGGCACGGAATTTACTGttctacttctttctttcttttttttctgtttctaatcccgaccagacgagacgCCATTCAGTTATTGATTTTATCTAGTTACCCATTTAGTAAAAGATATTGAATTCCGCAGTTGAAGCCGGTCAGTGTTCAAGCCTGCAGACCTTAGGTTGTGGAGTGCCTTTGACACTTTTAAACCATCAAGAACGCGGCAACTTTCTTGTTCTATGCAGGCGACGATAGCCAGGCCGCTTGTTTACAAAACCGCACGCGCACGAACGAACGCCGTGCACAATTTACATAACGAGATGccagcgtgcaaaaaaaaaaaaaaaaaagtcatgtgCACGACGACGTGTCAAGGAGCCAGAAATAAATGTTCTGACATTGGAAGTTCGCTAACAAACGGCGTGCTCTCAACCTTAGTGCTTCCATTCTGTCATGTGTACTTACGtgtatttgctgcagctgtagctGTTCGAAATGGacactgttagatacgggaccttttcctgagcctccttcgagttcaccagaccacatcgaatcgcatcaccataattaaggagcgcagatgccacattcccgaggcgcggcacgtgcaaacaagttggcggcccccacctcgtgcgccgcaggtggagctattcactgcttgtctcttcccgaaagtgtagcgagagcctggcactgttccaggtaaagtgggtcccgaagcaagacggctgtaatgcaccgtgaaaccctggcagcatcgcccccatccgcctattgtgagagcgcattgcaagccgggaaggcaataccgcagagagaagtaagcactcggacaattggggcccaaggagcgaccctctccgccgggtgtgacacaatcgcacgggcgcctaccattcgccgaaaatgacgacacctgagcgggctcgccgattggccgaaaatggcgtcacctgagcgggctcgccgattggccgaacgtgacgtgacttcgagataccgaagggcttaaaagacacagaccgggagcagcaagagagcattccttgattcatctctttcaagcttcttgccacgggccgcagcgtccgagttgctgccggcccgtaatgactctatgactgttaatttcttggtcgtctcactgtaaataatgtaaataaacatccaagtttttcatcccgacgtcctcctcaactcttacaactggttgccagcggtgggatcgtctcctcaactcttacagcaCATGTGCATGAAGGAACGGCACgcttattcttatttttcttctatcagAGAATTAAGCGTTTTCTATGCACAGAATACGATTTCCAGGATTATGGAACTAATTTATACTTCTAATCTGAAAGCAAGACGAGTCAAGCGAGGTTTTCTTTGAACTGCTCCTTCTCATTTCTCAGTGGTCTGCAAGAACTACATTTGATTTAATTACGTACGCCCATTTCCTTAATAAGGACTACTAAGTTTCTAGTGATGTATGATTTAGCCAGTAACTCGAACGTGTGCTTGCGACTTGCCTATGCGACAGCGCGTGTCAGCTCTTTGTCCGCAGCTGTCAAAGCACCGCCTGGCTCCATCGCGAGCGGCCGTGCGTTGTCAGAGCTCCTTCATCATTATTCCTGCACTATTCGCTTCCGCCTCTGTAATCCCTCAATGACCGACACTGGACTCCCGTGAGAGGATTATGGCTATGCGGGCACAGCGACATGCCGGACACTTAGGAGGCGCagcaggaaaaaataaaaaaataaaacagaacaaAAGAAGGAAGTTTGCTAGCAGCGTGCCTGGCAAGGAGAGAGGGAAAGGAAAAGCATGTAACTGCGCGCGTTTGTCATCGACGTAGTGCGGAATGAATGCCGAATGAATGAGTGAAAAGACCTCGATCCTCGTAAATTACTTACCGTGTCGGTTTTTTGTTCGTACGTGTCCGTGCGACCTGCTTACTTTCACAAACTGGATCACCCTACGGCTTTTCGCTAATGCTCCGAGGCTCACACCCGGCATCTGAAGTATCTCCTTTATTTCGCCTTACAGGAAAATGCGGCCCTACGCACACGGAAGTGAGTCAGCGGCCGATGGTCGCCGGTCGTTGAACGTCGTGACGAGCATCTCGTACGCCAGTGCATGACCTCCGAGAATATGACTCGTTCCGACACACGTGACCCGAATGTTTGCACATTacgcgggggaaaaaaaaagcagagggaGGGCTGGAAGAACAACACTTTCATTACACCGTACCTTTCGCTCGTAAGTGTTAGATTTAGGCTGAGCACTGGTGAGCCCCCATGTGTGAACTTGTCGTTCCTGTAAGACAGTCGAGGAATGATGTTTACTGAGAAGATCGCACTTGCCAATCTGAAAATTCCCGAGTTTTCGTGACGCAGTGAAGCCTGAGAACATCACGGACTTCGGCGTGAACGAAGAAAATAATGCGTGCGTCAGAAATTTAACAACGGCTGCGCGAGTGACAGCCGTTGTTCACACTCTGTGTAGTGAGGTTTTTTTCAGCAGTAAACGGTATTAGAGAGAAAGTGAAAGCGATTATTCTACTTCATTCACGCGTTATCGTGGTGTTTGTTGACTGTCTTACACAAGATGCAGTACTAAGCTTTGGAATAGCAGTGGCTTCGTGCGCAGTGCCATGAAGAATGGAATGTTCAGGCTGCATTAATAATCGATCAATCCAATTCATTATTTATTGAACGTGCCCAGGAACAGCGCTAAGGTCAGAGTGCTGGCGCACGGGTAcagtaaaagaagaagaaagggatGTGATGCGGTGCTTTACGTCCCAAAACTACCTGGTCTAACAGAGACATCGTAGTGGAGGGGGCTCAGGATTATTCTTAGTCGCGCACTTAGGCTCTTCAATCTTCCCCAAAATTTTAGCGCGCACATGAGGTTTCTACATTACGCTTCTATCGAAATTCGGGGTGGTGGCCGAGAATCAAACCTAGGACGAGATTGTCAGTAACATCAGCTGTCACTGAGGACGCCTGAATGTTAAGGAACGGGTGTAATGTGGGAACACAGGACGGTGGACCGTTGAAATAATTATCAAGAGGCGAACAGGGTAAGCCGCAGCGTGGAGCCAACGCTTTGACAATGAAACCTGTCTAGTTTACGGTGCTTACATCTTGCTCCTACCACTCGACAAAGCCAAACTTATCAATTTTGTCAGTGCACATTGCTGTATTTAACTCGGGACAGGTACTCGctagtttctttttcttggggGCTGACAGAGAAGCTGGGCCTGGCAAGTCTTGCGTAATGTAGACTGACTGCTCTCAGGAATATGCATGTATTAGTTTCGGTAACAAGTCAGCAGCAAATCAGATTGAAAGAAAATGGGGCCTCATATTATGTTCTCCTTTTTTCTCCCTCACACAGACCGTCGTTTTCTTGGACAAAGCCATGCTGAAACTGCTGCTCAACCACTGGCAAGAGTCGTACCACAAGGCTCCGACCAGGGTTACCAGCGAGGACCCGTTGCTCTGCACGGACCTCGCCAAGACTCGACCGAACGAGGAGTTCCTCGTGTCTAGGGTGAACCCGGTCTTCGTAGACTCTAGCAGCGACGTTTCACCAAGCAGCACAATCAACAAACCATCAACGTCCACCAAGACCACTGCTGACGTCCACAGTTCACAGGACGGCGATAACGAAGCCGCTTCGACGTCCAAGGAGCCCCCGAAACCACCTGATCCACTGAGAGGGGCCGCTGAATCAGCTTCCACGTCAGCTGTTGCAGAAACGAATTCTAACTCCGAAGCTTCTTCGAAGATAGACACGACAGATTCCGAAGTTGTAGTGACAGTTGACAGTGATAAAAAGCCGAGCGAGTCGCAGCCTTCGGAAGGCGACTCACCAAAGGACTCACTGGAGACTGACAGGTCCTCCTCACCGAAGCCCTTGGTGGAGCTTCGCGGGTGGCAAGAGAACAAGCCGGAGGACAGAGTGCTTGACCGCTTGAGAAGTTCGGGAAGGGCGTCACTCATCACGAAGGAAAAACTCAACCTTGTAGAGAAAGTGATCGCCGAGAGACTCGGCAGGAGGATTCCGGAGCCCGGCATACGTAAGACGATCGAACTCCTCAAGAACGAGTCAGCACCACCGTCCCCGCAGCAGACGCTTCTACCAGCTGCAAAGAGAGAGCAAGTCGAGGCAGCCTCTGAGCAACCTTCCACGTCAGCAGCGCCTCCGGAACCGTCTCCTACAAGCAGCGGTGACAGACAGGAAAGTCCCGTGCCATCTGTGACACCTCCGCCGCCAACTTCAACGGAGGAGACAGCGTCTGTTGTCGACGGCAGCGTCCAAGCCGAAGCAAGCAAGACACCCGAAGCCCCTTCTGAAGCGGGATCCTCAGTGGCGTCAGCGTCTGCGCCCAAGGAAGAGAGCTCGGAGACAGTCAGCATGCCCAAAATTGAGGACGCCCACTCAGACTCCATGACGGATTCGTCCAACAGCAAGAAGGAGGAACGCAAGACCGGCAAGTCTTCCGGTCCGTCCACATCAGAGGACAGCGGCATCACGCGAGGCGACCAAGTCTACTCGGAAACGGGCCGACGCAAGGTTTCGACAAAGTCTGATTCCTCGGACCAGAGCAGCTCCGAGGCCAGTAGAGGAAAGCGCCACCGCAGAATTAAGAAGGACTCGTCCCGGGACAGCACCAAGAAGCGGCACAAGTCGTCCTACAAGTCtcgctgcagcttctgcagcaaGACACCCAAGAAGTCCCACCAGAGGAATGGCCGCAAGCACAAGCACCGGAGCATGACCGAGTCCGGCCTCGTGTCAGGCTCCGGCTCGCTGTCGGACCTGGCCTTCGAGCACCCATGGCTGAGCGACAGCTGCACCGCCCTTTGCCGCCAGAAGCGGTCCTCCATCACGTGCATGGAGAGCTGCAGGGACTACCCCTGCGAGGATTTCCACAACGCCGTTTACAGGTGGGCTGTCGTGACGTTAGCTCCTGCACTTGCATATAGTTCCAATGCGGCTCTGGTAGAAGCGACCGACTCAAACAGGTGATTGTAATTGGTGAACTGCATTGAACAAGGGCTCAGCATCTTTAATGTAGCTGGTGTGTTTCTGTACTATCTTCTCGGATTGACAGGTATACTGAGAAATAGAGATTGTGAAGTTCGATGTAACTGATCACCTTGCTTTACAGCAGGTTTTCTTGTTCATTTTAGGACGATTTTCTCTTTTGAACATTCCACGGAGCAGAGTAATTAGAGACAGGAATGCTTGTCCAGCTTGCTACTCAGTACAAAGATGAGGCGATAAAATGACCGGAGAATAACGCTTCGTAACGTTTCCCGCTTCGTCGCCCCGGCAGGTATCCCGGGGGCCACCTTGGCTGCGAAGGCTGCAGCTGCATCCGGGCTCCGTTCCCCGAGTGCTGCCGCTGGGGCGACGTTCCTCGCAGCCGCTACTCGTGGAACGGCAGCGAGGCGGCTGCCGTGGCGGCGGCTGGCGGGCACCCCCTGTGCGCTTGTCGCAGGGCGCACCCCGTGTTCTCGTCCAGGAGGAAAGTCAAGTTTGCCCACAAGTCCAAGGACTCTGTCCAGCAGAAGTACGTGGCACGTCATTGCCCGGCGCTGCGAAACTGCAAGAACAGGGTAGATGAATGAGACGGGGAGTCTGCGTGGATGTCGCCGTCTAAGTAGAGAGACCGCAGCATGAAATGAACTGCTAAGGGCCCAGCTAGTGCACGAAAACGATCACAAGGCACAATATAGAATAAGAAACGGCTGTTCGATGTGTTAATGCTTTCttttatggtgtgtgtgtgtgttcgcacaTTTTTAGTGTCAAGGTATCGTGAACGTATTGCTTccctccagggtgtctaccatgttgacatttccaaattccttgagttttccaggttttccctgagggAATTGGCATTATTCCCTGAgtgcacagaactttgttttatgtcaagacgggctccttacatcatgtcgcccaatggtgtcactctctagtaagcatgctaaaaaataaaaaagaacaacctagttcagtttgaatagtaagcggtagtgtttattttattcaaaaagaaaacagaagggaggggttagtaaaatgcacagcgaataaaatatctccgaaagaaatagtaaaaaccattgcaaatcgagtcgaacattctcaaatgcgAATAAGAAAGGGATGCATgcagaatattttcgaatatgaggtatttctatcaactgatagaaagctaattggtatgaggcccgaactttatcacaagtgagatatctcgcaacagctggtaagtcagcctcaactgtcctgacatactctcatcCTGCACACAACGCCTCACTGTTGCATTTCACTGTTTttaaagatgttttttttttttgctttgatgagggacacctgcatctcggcatcagccaacactttgcttttagagtgcaagctccttAAAAAAAAGTGGTCGCATGCTTCCTTTGCTGTTCATTTCTGAATGCGTAGGTTTTtgtcttcttgttctccttcggctgcgcgttcgccacacggactatttgaagcatcctcctGGACATATGTACAGTCAGCgtacgatttttcggactccctaggggccgcgaaaacgtccgaaaaaatgaatgcatgccttttacagCCCTTAAAGGTTCAAATGGCCACAGCCACGTCctaaatagctctgaaggccggccagtacacttGTTAGGCACATCGGTACTTGTACTGGGACAGGatatggcgggtgcacgcgtgtataattaaggagtaCATACTCTGCCCcatgacagttgccccttcccacacttgttatgttTCACAGCGTAACAATACTGTAATGAGGCGaactgactttcgggaaccgtcATTATGCAAGGCACCGCGCTTTCCGAACTTCGTAGCCAACCGCAATGACCACAAAGGCGGTAtcgatgccattgctgacagcagcgaattctttcaatgaagaacacggcacagaacggcaagaagcttaagctaggcctagcattgccgcggtggtggctacggctgcaggcggatctgcgtgcgagtgtgccgggtcgaggcggcgaggttatcaaaatgACGGCGGTGGCggttttgattaatgccgtttcggacctgcagtcatggcaaaaagtccggaaaattggacggcgaagcgttcttgtgtccgaaattttAGACGTTCTTATGCATTGACCCTATGGGGTACATAgttgtgccgcgaagccgtccgaattatctggTGTCCGGAAAGtctgtcgttgactgtactctggcaactcctccagccgacgcggcgtcaaagaccattagttacgattcctctctgttgctcgagccagcattaccgtgactttcgttccctttcaataatgttacagctaattttccctgatagaagcacaaattgcCTGAGTTTTCCCAGAGtgtttccagactactcaaaatccctgagaattccctgttttcccggttggtagacacgctGGTCTCTTATGCTTGTCTGAGTCCGCTTTGGCAGGCCCGAAGTATGTACAAGAAAATATGTATGTAcgtataaatatgaagtatgcaT comes from the Dermacentor variabilis isolate Ectoservices chromosome 2, ASM5094787v1, whole genome shotgun sequence genome and includes:
- the LOC142571485 gene encoding uncharacterized protein LOC142571485 codes for the protein MLKLLLNHWQESYHKAPTRVTSEDPLLCTDLAKTRPNEEFLVSRVNPVFVDSSSDVSPSSTINKPSTSTKTTADVHSSQDGDNEAASTSKEPPKPPDPLRGAAESASTSAVAETNSNSEASSKIDTTDSEVVVTVDSDKKPSESQPSEGDSPKDSLETDRSSSPKPLVELRGWQENKPEDRVLDRLRSSGRASLITKEKLNLVEKVIAERLGRRIPEPGIRKTIELLKNESAPPSPQQTLLPAAKREQVEAASEQPSTSAAPPEPSPTSSGDRQESPVPSVTPPPPTSTEETASVVDGSVQAEASKTPEAPSEAGSSVASASAPKEESSETVSMPKIEDAHSDSMTDSSNSKKEERKTGKSSGPSTSEDSGITRGDQVYSETGRRKVSTKSDSSDQSSSEASRGKRHRRIKKDSSRDSTKKRHKSSYKSRCSFCSKTPKKSHQRNGRKHKHRSMTESGLVSGSGSLSDLAFEHPWLSDSCTALCRQKRSSITCMESCRDYPCEDFHNAVYRYPGGHLGCEGCSCIRAPFPECCRWGDVPRSRYSWNGSEAAAVAAAGGHPLCACRRAHPVFSSRRKVKFAHKSKDSVQQKTELNEDEEDADQASGEGNPDSATKSDQGSFGEVPAKEPPSNGHILAENGLLEKQQGPPGPPYAWEEWRRYMREKTLRSRRKRALCMGVIALSIILFVGISVSLGLAYLRRKF